Genomic DNA from Desulfuromonas versatilis:
TGGCGAGAAGTATGGCCCGTTTGATCTGACCCTGCTGGAGTCCGGAGCCGATAACGAGGCCTGGGCGCCGATTCACATGATGCCGGAAGAAACCGTGCAGGCCCATCTCGAGCCGCGGGGCAAAGTGCTTCTGCCCTTCCATTGGGGTCAGTTCAGCCTCTCCCTGCACGGCTGGACCGAGCCGATCGAGCGCCTTCTGGCCGCGGCCGACCGCAAGGGGGCGGTGGTCGCGACCCCGATGATCGCCCAGCCGATCACCTCCGGTGGCACCCTTCCT
This window encodes:
- a CDS encoding MBL fold metallo-hydrolase, yielding MGEKYGPFDLTLLESGADNEAWAPIHMMPEETVQAHLEPRGKVLLPFHWGQFSLSLHGWTEPIERLLAAADRKGAVVATPMIAQPITSGGTLPADDWWRQPESVVTGAKGPAGLVSP